In the genome of Nitrospirota bacterium, one region contains:
- a CDS encoding patatin-like phospholipase family protein — protein sequence MINASRFLICLFVIVFIFSCAPKEEVKPPLPPAKIAVVLGAGASRGFAHIGVLKVLESNKIPVHMIIGTSAGSFVGSLYAYGYNAFELQKLSFSIEKGDVADLMIPDNGFIKGEKLEAYINRILKNTPLEKLKIPFYAVATDIQSGKEVVFGTGNTGTAVRASCSIPGIFRPVNISGKVYVDGGVVSPVAVDAAKRLGADIVIAVDIAGDIDSSRPEGTIETILQSITIMYSKLAAIQLSKADVVIKPKVGYIGSADFSKRHEAVLEGEKAAIEALPKIQEIVNKLRLEGRLN from the coding sequence ATGATTAATGCATCAAGATTTTTAATCTGTCTTTTTGTCATTGTCTTTATATTCTCATGCGCTCCAAAAGAAGAAGTTAAACCTCCTCTGCCTCCCGCAAAAATTGCGGTGGTCCTTGGCGCAGGAGCATCAAGGGGATTTGCGCATATCGGAGTTCTCAAGGTGCTTGAATCAAACAAGATTCCCGTACACATGATAATCGGCACAAGCGCGGGGAGTTTCGTCGGTTCGCTTTATGCCTATGGATATAATGCATTTGAACTCCAGAAACTCTCATTCTCCATAGAAAAAGGCGATGTCGCTGACCTGATGATACCTGACAACGGATTTATAAAAGGAGAAAAACTTGAGGCGTACATAAACCGCATTTTAAAAAACACACCGCTGGAAAAGCTGAAAATCCCTTTTTATGCTGTTGCAACTGATATTCAAAGCGGAAAAGAGGTCGTGTTCGGAACAGGCAATACAGGCACTGCTGTAAGGGCCAGCTGTTCAATCCCCGGCATATTCAGGCCCGTAAATATTTCAGGAAAAGTATATGTTGACGGCGGCGTTGTCAGTCCGGTTGCAGTTGACGCAGCAAAGAGGCTCGGCGCTGACATAGTTATTGCAGTGGATATAGCAGGCGATATTGATTCATCACGGCCTGAAGGGACTATTGAAACCATCCTGCAGTCAATAACAATAATGTACTCCAAACTCGCAGCCATACAGCTTTCAAAGGCGGATGTTGTGATAAAGCCAAAGGTCGGCTATATCGGAAGCGCTGACTTTTCAAAAAGGCACGAAGCTGTCCTTGAAGGAGAAAAAGCCGCAATTGAGGCTTTGCCGAAGATACAGGAAATAGTAAATAAGTTAAGATTGGAAGGAAGGCTGAATTAG
- a CDS encoding zinc ribbon domain-containing protein, producing the protein MPIYEYECLDCGEMHEALRKFSDKPLSKCPKCKGTLKKLISNTSFILKGTGWYKTDYASKPADSGKKPHAKKDSDAESKTETKTETKAESKTESKAEAAVKA; encoded by the coding sequence ATGCCGATATATGAATACGAGTGCCTTGACTGCGGTGAGATGCATGAGGCGCTCCGGAAGTTCAGCGATAAGCCGCTGAGTAAATGCCCGAAATGCAAGGGGACATTGAAAAAGCTTATCTCAAATACATCATTCATTCTCAAAGGCACAGGCTGGTATAAGACAGATTATGCGTCAAAGCCCGCCGATTCAGGGAAAAAACCTCATGCAAAGAAAGACTCAGACGCTGAATCAAAAACAGAAACCAAGACAGAAACTAAAGCAGAGAGCAAAACAGAATCTAAGGCAGAGGCAGCAGTTAAAGCATAG
- a CDS encoding sugar phosphate isomerase/epimerase, which translates to MINPQIHIPYHKIEEHLSFIRREKLNLELYIESNALDSISREDILHLKDQLDYNPSLSIHAPFMDLSPGAVDSKVRAVTMERFFHVMNIAEDLKVKAVVFHSGYEKWKYALNIGLWLEQSLLTWRPLVKKAEEIGAKIAIENIFEDEPENLRLLMEKMGNNSFGICFDSGHFKLFSKVSLEDWLGHLKPYIIELHLHDNNKTSDQHLPIGEGTFDFSKLFSAMKGKDLIYTLEAHNPEDAKKSMERLKQYF; encoded by the coding sequence GTGATTAACCCGCAGATTCATATCCCCTATCACAAAATAGAAGAACATCTTTCGTTCATCAGGCGGGAAAAACTCAACCTCGAACTCTACATTGAATCAAATGCCCTTGACTCAATAAGCAGGGAAGATATATTACACCTTAAAGATCAACTTGATTATAACCCTTCCCTGTCAATCCATGCTCCGTTTATGGATTTATCGCCGGGCGCAGTTGATTCAAAGGTCAGGGCTGTGACAATGGAAAGGTTTTTCCATGTTATGAACATTGCCGAGGATTTGAAGGTAAAGGCTGTTGTATTTCATTCCGGATATGAGAAATGGAAATACGCCTTAAACATAGGCCTCTGGCTTGAGCAAAGCCTCCTTACATGGAGACCTTTGGTTAAAAAAGCAGAGGAGATCGGAGCCAAAATTGCTATTGAAAATATCTTTGAAGACGAGCCTGAAAACCTCAGGCTGTTGATGGAAAAGATGGGGAATAACAGCTTTGGAATTTGCTTTGATTCTGGGCACTTTAAACTTTTTTCTAAAGTATCACTTGAAGACTGGTTGGGGCATCTGAAGCCTTATATTATTGAGCTTCATCTGCACGACAACAACAAGACCTCTGACCAGCATCTTCCGATTGGCGAAGGGACATTTGATTTCAGCAAATTATTCTCGGCAATGAAAGGCAAAGACCTCATTTACACGCTTGAAGCCCACAACCCTGAGGACGCAAAAAAGAGCATGGAGAGATTGAAGCAATACTTCTAA
- a CDS encoding adenine phosphoribosyltransferase: MPIKSKIRTVPDYPKKGIMFRDITTLIKDPVGFRLVIDSLTQRYITGDIKFDVIVGIESRGFIIGGALSYTLGRGFVPIRKKGKLPAETIKHEYELEYGTDTIEIHKDAIKKGDRVLIVDDLLATGGTALAAAALIEKLGGTVSEMCFIVDLPDVGGRKKVEAKGYKVFALTEFEGD; the protein is encoded by the coding sequence ATGCCGATAAAATCAAAGATACGGACGGTTCCTGATTATCCCAAGAAGGGCATAATGTTCAGGGATATAACAACGCTCATTAAAGACCCGGTCGGATTCAGGCTTGTCATTGACAGCCTGACACAGAGATATATCACGGGAGATATAAAGTTTGATGTTATAGTCGGGATAGAATCAAGGGGATTTATAATAGGCGGAGCGCTTTCTTATACCCTCGGCAGGGGCTTTGTGCCGATAAGGAAAAAAGGTAAACTTCCTGCTGAGACGATAAAACACGAATACGAACTTGAATACGGCACTGACACAATAGAAATCCACAAGGATGCGATAAAAAAAGGCGACCGTGTTCTTATTGTTGATGACCTGCTTGCGACAGGAGGCACAGCGCTTGCTGCTGCTGCCCTGATAGAAAAGCTCGGAGGCACTGTTTCAGAGATGTGTTTCATCGTTGACCTTCCTGACGTCGGCGGCAGAAAAAAAGTTGAGGCAAAGGGATACAAGGTCTTTGCGCTGACGGAGTTTGAGGGGGATTAA
- the mtnP gene encoding S-methyl-5'-thioadenosine phosphorylase, producing MAKIKVGIIGGSGMDDPRLMKNKKEKKVKTPYGNPSSALTAGKIEGVDTLILARHGKGHSIYPTGVNFRANIYALKKEGCTHILATTAVGSLREKIKPGDLVFTDQFIDHTKHRALTFHDEKVIHTPMAEPFCKELRSLLVKTAKELNLRHHTKGTVITIEGPRFSTKAESHMFRSFGADVINMSTVPEVILARELGICYQSIAMSTDYDCWKEGEEPVTWEMILSIMNKNSENVKKLLLKTIAKIKYNGCDSCKS from the coding sequence ATGGCTAAGATAAAAGTCGGCATCATCGGCGGCTCGGGTATGGATGACCCGCGCCTTATGAAGAATAAGAAAGAAAAAAAGGTAAAGACGCCTTACGGTAATCCCTCATCCGCTCTGACTGCCGGAAAAATAGAAGGTGTTGATACGCTTATCCTTGCGCGTCATGGCAAAGGCCATTCCATTTACCCCACAGGCGTTAATTTCAGGGCGAATATCTATGCGCTTAAAAAAGAAGGATGCACGCATATCCTTGCAACAACTGCGGTGGGCTCCCTCAGAGAGAAAATAAAGCCCGGCGACCTCGTATTTACGGACCAGTTCATAGACCATACAAAACACAGAGCCCTTACATTCCATGATGAGAAGGTTATACATACTCCCATGGCAGAGCCTTTTTGCAAAGAACTCAGGAGCCTTTTAGTGAAGACTGCAAAGGAACTTAATCTTAGGCATCACACGAAGGGCACTGTGATCACAATTGAAGGCCCAAGATTTTCCACAAAGGCAGAGTCTCACATGTTCAGGAGCTTTGGCGCGGATGTGATTAATATGTCAACTGTGCCTGAGGTAATCCTTGCAAGAGAACTCGGCATCTGTTATCAGTCAATTGCCATGTCAACAGATTATGACTGCTGGAAAGAGGGCGAAGAGCCTGTAACATGGGAAATGATACTGTCTATAATGAACAAGAACTCAGAGAATGTTAAGAAGCTTCTTTTAAAAACAATAGCAAAGATTAAATATAACGGATGCGACTCTTGCAAATCATAG
- a CDS encoding ribonuclease H-like domain-containing protein → MIQNTFSILNGIGVKLERRLWENGILTWKDFLNTPRMNSISSDKKAVFDNSLCSALQELKNSNARYFAGTVKRKEHWRLFDKFKGEAVCLDIETSGLMPDKGGYVTVVGMYDGCDYKCFVRGNGLSPENLNKALSGYKYLITFYGAVFDIPFLFRSMPGLKFDIPHFDICFGSRKLGFQGGLKKLETSMGVERDEAVKGMDGYDAVKLWGAAQNGSSEALDLLKLYNREDTVNLFGIAEVIYQQLRAQTGIEEYLR, encoded by the coding sequence ATGATACAAAACACTTTCAGCATATTAAATGGAATTGGCGTGAAACTGGAAAGAAGGCTTTGGGAAAACGGAATTCTCACATGGAAAGATTTCTTGAATACCCCGAGGATGAATTCTATAAGTTCAGACAAAAAAGCTGTTTTTGACAACAGTCTTTGTTCCGCCTTGCAGGAGCTTAAAAATTCAAATGCGAGATATTTTGCCGGCACAGTAAAGAGGAAAGAGCACTGGAGGCTGTTTGATAAATTCAAAGGCGAGGCAGTATGCCTGGATATAGAGACAAGCGGCCTGATGCCCGACAAGGGCGGATATGTAACTGTGGTCGGCATGTATGACGGCTGTGATTACAAGTGCTTTGTCAGAGGCAACGGCCTTTCACCTGAGAATCTTAATAAGGCGCTTTCAGGATACAAATATCTTATAACATTTTACGGAGCTGTATTTGACATTCCTTTTCTTTTTCGTTCCATGCCCGGGCTGAAGTTTGACATCCCTCATTTTGATATATGTTTCGGTTCAAGAAAGCTCGGATTTCAGGGCGGACTTAAAAAACTTGAAACCAGCATGGGAGTTGAAAGAGACGAGGCTGTCAAGGGCATGGACGGGTATGATGCAGTGAAATTATGGGGAGCTGCTCAAAACGGAAGCTCTGAGGCTCTTGACCTGTTAAAGCTTTATAACAGGGAGGATACCGTAAATTTATTCGGCATAGCTGAAGTTATTTATCAGCAATTAAGAGCGCAGACCGGCATAGAAGAGTATCTCAGATAA